One segment of Solanum stenotomum isolate F172 chromosome 1, ASM1918654v1, whole genome shotgun sequence DNA contains the following:
- the LOC125853849 gene encoding CST complex subunit TEN1 has protein sequence MATIASGALVNLEELVPSSQHFKHGISLRVTGKLQDYDVETAVAVIVDRNASLKVDTQHLNINLRIGSIFQFIGELLLEPDNEAILKARVGRNMDGMDLNLYRQSLQLLRDFQAGR, from the exons ATGGCCACAATAGCTTCTGGTGCTTTGGTTAATTTAGAAGAGCTGGTTCCATCTTCGCAACACTTTAAGCATGGGATCTCTCTCCGCGTAACTGGAAA GCTCCAAGATTATGATGTGGAGACTGCTGTTGctgtgattgttgatagaaatGCATCGTTAAAAGTTGACACACAACACTTGAATATCAATCTTCGCATTGGTTCCATCTTCCAGTTTATTGGAGAACTGCTTCTTGAACCCGATAATGAG GCAATTCTGAAGGCACGAGTTGGACGAAATATGGATGGAATGGATCTCAATCTCTATCGTCAATCTCTGCAACTCTTGAGAGATTTCCAAGCTGGTCGTTGA